TTCGCGTTGTGCTGTTCGATGACGTCACGGTTCTTACAGACGAGGAACAGACCACTCACCGGGAATCCACCGATATGCTTCGACTCCGGGATGCCTGTCTTCTGAAGAAGCGGCAGGCTGCCGCCACCGCCGCCGATAAACAGGAATGGCGCCGTGTGCGTTTCGATTGTGTTCGCCTGAATATCCTTTACCTTCACTTCCCACAGCCCGTTCGCCAACCGTTTGACGTCCTCGACGCTATGCTTGTAATTGACCTCGACACCTTGGCCGGTCAAATGATCAAACAGCATCCGTGTGAGCGCACCGAAGTTGACGTCGGTACCTGAATCGATTTTCGTCGCCGCGATCGGCTCATCGACGGAACGTCCTTCCATGACGATCGGCATCCAGTCACGGAGTTGTTCCGGGTCATCCGATAAAACCATTCCTTCAAACAACGGATTATTTGTTAGCGCTTCCAAACGTTTCTTCAAGAAGTCGACGTCTTTCTCGCCTTGGACCATGCTCATATGTGGAATCGAACGGATGAACGCTTCCGGGTTTTGAATCAAGCCTTTATTGACGAGATGCGCCCAAAACTGACGCGAGATTTGGAACTGCTCGTTCACGTTGATCGCTTTCGAAATATCGAGCGTACCATCTGGCTTCTCGGTCGTATAGTTCAACTCACAGAGGGCGGCATGTCCCGTCCCGGCGTTATTCCATTCGTTCGAACTCTCTTCCCCTGCACTTTCGAGCTTCTCAAACACTTTGACTTCCCACTCTGGTACGAGCTCTTTAAAAAGCGACCCGAGCGTCGCACTCATGATACCGGCACCAATCAAAATGACGTCTGTTCTCTTTTGAACACTGCTCATGAAAACCCCATCCTTCTCCCCTGGATTTGTGTATGAGACGATTCGGTAAATCCCCATTCGCCGACTCGCCCCGTTTATAATTGTTATATTGATTATAACGCTTTTGTGATGTTTGATAAGGGTTAAGTACGGATTTCATCCATGAAACTTTTGAAGGGAGGAGTTGAATCCGTGAAGCGCGGCATCAGTTTTAAAATCCCGAATACATATGGGCGCTTTCTGACCGACATGTTAAGTCCCATCGATATCACCTCTTACAGCTGGTTCGTCGGTAGTGAGGAATCGTATCGTGTGAAGGACGGCGATCTTGATCACCCGTTGTTTCCTGAAGAGACCGAGATGGACGGCGAAACGTTTTCTCATTTGATTCATCAGGATGAGCACTATCTCATCTTCGTAAATTTAAAGGGCTTTTCAAAAGGACCGGTGAAAGACATGGAGACGTATGAGGCGTTTCGTGATAGCCATTGTGTCCTCGCCCTGCTCATCGTCGACTCCACATTCGTCGATATGTACTGCAAAGATCAACAAATGATTGAATCACTCTATACATACGCCCTATCCCGTTCCTTCGAGGACGTCGCCTATTTGACTGACGCCAACGATACGAGGACGAGTTTGACCGTCTGGTAAGCACCCAACCCTACAACGAAGGAGGATCCATCATGTCTACGTTCTATCTCATCCGCCATTGCTCGGCCACCGGACAAGAGCCGGACGCCCCACTCACCTATGCCGGTGAACGACAAGCACTCGCCCTCGCTGACTTCTTTCAAGACATCCCTGTCGACCGCATCATCTCAAGCGACTATACGCGAGCCGTCGCCTCGATCACTCCGGTCGCCACGTCTAAGCAGTTGACCATCGAGACGGAGCCGAAGTTGCGCGAGCGTATCCTCTCGCTCGAACCGCGCGACGATTGGTTCGAGTTGCTTCGTCATTCGTTCACCGATGCCTCGTTCCGTGTCCCGGGTGCCGAATCGGGTCAAGAGGCGACGGATCGGATTTTGAGCGTCATCACTTCACTCGACGACGTAAACGGCACGACCGTCCTCGTGACGCACGGCAATCTCCTCGCGCTGCTACTCCAATATGTGGATAACCGCTTCGACTTTGACACGTGGCGCAATCTGAGTAATCCCGACGTCTATCACCTCAAAATTGTGGATAACTCTTGGTACGTGGAACGTGTCTGGTCTGTCCCTGCCTGTGGATAACGTTATCCACAGAAAAAGCCGTCTCATGAATGAGACGGCTTTCGTTTTATTTTTCCACAAAAAACATTGAGATGGCACCAAGACCGACATGCGTCCCGACCGAGACGCCCATCTGCATGAGGTAAATCTCGCCGTCAAAGTCGGATTCGGCTTGAATCTTCGCCTTCAAGTTCTCGGCAATCTTTTGATCGGACGTATAGCCGATGATGACAAAATTGGTGATGTCCTTGTCGCAACGTTTGATGAACTCGTCCGTATAGTGCTTGAGAACTTTACGCGTTCCGCGCTCTTTGGCGACAATGGCCCCTTTGCCATTCTTCATGCTCATGATCGGTTTGACCATCAACAGCTTGCCGATGATGGCGCTCGCATTCGAGATGCGGCCGCTTTTAATCAAATGGTCCAAGTCGTCGACCGACAAGAAGTGCTTCACTTTCAGCTTATACTTCTCGTTGAAGTCAACGAGCTCCTCGAACGTCGCCCCGGCTTCACGCATCTGGGCGCTCTTCATTAACAACCAGCCGCTGCCGTGGCTCATCGAACGAGAGTCGACGATATGAATTTTCACCGTCGAATCAGGATGTGCCTCTTCGAAATATTCTTTTCCGAGCACGGCCGATTGATACGACCCACTCGTCCCGCTCGACATACAGATGCATAGAATCTCGTCATGTCCGCTCTCGACGGCCTCTTCCATCAGCTTCATAAATGTCGCTGGGCTCGGCATCCCCGTCGTCGGGAATTCCGGTAGCGCTTCCAACATTCCGTAAAACTCATCGGGCTGGATGTCGACACGGTCCTCATACGACTTGTTGTCAATCGTAATGATGAGCGGCGCGACGCCAATCTCGTATTTTGCTAAAATCTCATCGGATAAATCACAAGTTGAATCTGCCAATAATCTAATCATAGTACCCTCCAAAAATCGCTCCTGAGTGACGAGAATCGTCCTAGACCACTACGTCGATTCAGACGTCACGATAGGACTTCTCCATTGTATCAGATATGGAGGGGTAGAAGTTTTTTTGCCAGGCCTGAATATGCGTTGGTTTGCTCGTGTCGAAGCAACCATTCCTTTCGCCACAGTCCGCCCGCATAGCCCGTCAACGTCCCGTTCGATCCGATGACGCGATGGCACGGGATGACGATGCTCAACCGGTTGCGCCCGTTGGCACTGCCGACGGCCCGCACGGCGCGGTCACGGCCGAGTGTCACGGCCAGTCCGCGATACGAGGTCGTCTCGGCGTATGGAATCATGGCCAGCGCCTGCCACACGTCCTGTTGAAACACCGTCCCCTCGACTTCAAACGGGAACGTGAACGAGTGCCGGCGTCCGATGAAGTATTCCTCGATTTCTCGATGGCACGTTTTCAACACGTCCGGCGTCATTTCATCCGCTTCAAAGCGGACATCATCGCGTTCAACGAACAGGATGGAACGGATGGCCGTCTCTGTCCCGACAATCTCTAGAATTCCAATCGGACTCACATAGTCCAGTCTATACGTCTCCATACAACGACCTCCATAGATAGAATGTGGCGTACGCCTCCCACCCGGCAAAGCGTTCCCCGTACTGCCTCACTTCGTCTGCCGTCAACTTGTCGCTTCGCCCAAGATGATGCTTCAACGCCTGATGCAGACCAGCGTCCGCAACCGGGAACGCCGTCGGATCTTGGAAACACTTCATCCGGACATACGCGGCCGTCCACTCCCCGACACCGCGTAAGCTTAACAACCGTTCATGCATCACGTCGGGTGGCTCGCTGCGTAACTGCTGTTTCGACAATCGTCCGTCCGTCATCTCCTGGGCGATGCCGATGATATATTCTGCTTTCCGGGTGCTGAATTGGAGCTGTCTCAGTTCACTCGGGTCGAGCAGCGCAATCGTCTCAGGATTTGGGAACGCCCAGTACGTCACGCCGTCCACTTCCCGGGATGGTCCATACTGCTCGACGAACCGTCGTTTCAGCGTATAGGCGAACGAGAGTGTGATCTGTTGACCGATGACGGCCCACGTGAGCGCCTCGAACAAGTCCGGGAACCCGATCAGGCGTAGCCCCTCGTACTCTCGGACGAGCGGACGCAACAGTTCATCCGTCTCGGCCATCCACACGAACGCCGCGACGTCTTGGTCGAGGTCGAACCAGTCGCGGACGTAGCGCTCCACGTGTTTCTGTTCCGAGCTCGTGATGTCGTCTTCCGGGAACGTGATGACGAGGCCGTGAGCCGTCTCCATGATATCCCCTAGCAGCAATCGTCCGTCCACATCGAACAGCTTTGAGACGGACGTTTCACGGGCGACATGCATCACTTCATCGTCAGAGCGTCGCAAAAATTGCAGACATTGTTGAAAATCAAACGGAGCGGTGACGTGAATCTCGAACGATGAGCGACTCATCGGCTCCCCCCTTTCGATACATGCTCGGTGAACATCCCTTGAGACGTCGGAAAACGCGATAAAAGTTGGACGGGGTTTGAAAGCCGACCTCATAACAGATGGCGAGATTGCTCATGTCCGTCGTCCGCAACAGATGGGTCGCCTTGTCGATGCGAACCTTTTCGAGCAGACGGCGCGGCGTCTCGCCCGTCGCTTGGGTGAACGTCCGCTCGACATAGAACGGGCTCAAGTTGACGTGCTCGGCAATCTCCTCAAGCTTGAGCGGCCGTTTGTAATGCGTGAGCACGAACGCCGTCACGTCATGGACGAGCGCGCTCGCCGGACTACGGTCGACCTCGGGCTGACATCGCTTACACGGCCGAAAGCCGGACGACTCCGACTCCGCTTCCGCTTTCGTCTCATAAAAATCGACATTCTCCCGCTTCGGCTTCCGCGAGCGGCACGAGGGCCGACAGTAAATCCCGGTCGTCTTGACCGCGGTATAAAACTGTCCGTCATACGCCGCGTCACAGGCGAGCACTTTCTCCCACTTCTCTTCAAACGTCAGCATCTCAGTCCACCCCCTTTGTTCCAATGTATCAGATTGATTTTCGTTCACTCGTCCTGTTTCTTGCCCTTACAGTCTACATTCCCGCGATTCACGAATCTCATTGATTTTGAATCCGTCTCCCCCTTTGACTCGTACTATGATTACGCGACTCGATTGAGTACACTTTAGCTAATCAAGTCAGAAGGAGTACATACGATGCAAAAGCGATTTTCCTGGAAACAACTGAAATGGTTGCTTCCATTCCTATTGATTGGATTGATTCTTTATCAGAGCGGCCAAGAGCTCCAAAACCTGTCGCTCGCCGCGGCGTTTCAAACGTTAGAGGCGTTGACGGGCTTCGAACAGATTGCCTTGATCGGACTCGGGCTCGTCGCCGTTTTGACGATGACCGGCTACGATTACTTTTTACTGCGCTCGCTCGACGTCCAGCTCCCGCTCTCGAAGCTGCTTCGCGCGGCATGGATCACGAACGCGATGAACGGCATGATCGGGTTCGGCGGCGTCATCGGCATCGCGCTCCGAACGTCGCTGTATCGACCGTATACGGACACGAAACGATTGCTCCGGGCCATCGGCTGGATGACCCCGACACTCATCAGCGGCTTGTCGCTACTTGCCGCAGGGGTGCTGCTCGGGCTCTTCCCGGCCGGTGCGCTCACCGCAACGAAACAATGGATTTGGCCAGTGCTCCTCGCGACACTCGCCGTCCTGCCGCTCTACATCTATGTGACGCGGAAGCGGTCGAACTTGGATTGGCCGACCTTGGTCGGCTATATCGCGACGTCACTCGCCGAATGGGTAACGGCCGGACTCGTCGCCTTGTATGCCCTGCATTTACTCGGGGGCGAAGCGTCGCTCCCGGCCATGATGGGTGTCTTCATCGTCGCGACCATCGTCGGGGTCGTCTCGCTCGTCCCGGGTGGTGTCGGTTCGTTTGATTTATTATACCTCGTCGGGATGACCCAGCTCGGCATCGACCAAGAGATCGTCTTGTCTTCCTTGATCGTCTATCGCTTCGTCTATTTCATCGTCCCATTCATGATCAGCCTGTTTTTGGCGGCCCTCGTCTTCGGAGACCAGGTCGTCAAACAGATCGAGTATAAACCGATCATCGGGTCGTCCTATGAGATCGGGACCGTCGTCTGGCGCATCGTGTCGCGCACACTCGTCAAGACCGGACGGCTCGCCGGAAGCCTGATCGCATTGATGACGAGCCTCGTCCTTTGGTTCCAGACGCTGTTACCGAGTGTGTCACCGCTCTATTCGACCGCCCTCTGGGTACAGTGGGTCGGTACGCTCGCGCTGTTCACGGCCGGTCTGTTGACACTCCTGACCACGTTCGGGATGTACATCCGGACGAAACGTGTGCTCTGGCTCGTCGGGGTCGCCTGTGTCGTCGCCGGCATCGGTGTCATCGCGCGCGGCTTCAACCTGTTTGAAGCGTTCGTCGTCGGTGGGTTCGCCTTGTTCGTCTGGTTAACTCGCACCCAGCATAAACGGTATCGCTCCATCGTGACTGTCAGCCGCTTCGTTCGGAACATCGCCTATGTCGGCCTTTATGTCGGTACACACGCGTTTCTGCTGCAATCGTTCAGTCAGACGGACACGATCTTCTTTTATCCGGACGCAGCTGCCGGATTGAGCATCGCCGCCGTTGTCTTATCCGGACTAGTGTTGATTAGTATCTTCACGCTGTTCAACCGATTGAAACGCCCGCAACTCGGTACATCCTTCGAACCGTCCCGCTTCGCGTCGTTTCAAGCTATGCATGCGACAACAAGTGCTTTCGATTTAGCTTATATGAAGGATAAATCGATTTATTATGGTTCAGACGACGAGGCGTGTCTGTTGTTCGCGGTATCCGGCAATCACGCCATCGTCCTTGGAGATGTGCAAGGCGCGCGCGACGCCGCGTCACACCTGTTGCTCGCCTTTATCGAAGAGACGGATCGCCTCGGCTATATCCCACTCTTTTATCAAGTCACCCCGGATTGGATGCCGCGCCTGCACGACGCCGGGTTCACGTTCTTCAAGCTCGGTGAAGAGGCGACGGTCGACGTCGCCACGTTCTCGCTCACCGGCAAAAAGCGCGCCAACATGCGCTCGCTTTATAACCAATTCACGAAGCGAGACTATACGGCTGACATCGTCATGCATCCATCGCCCGACTTGATCAAGTCACTGCGCTTCATCTCGGATGACTGGCTCGGCAATCGAAGCGAGAAAGGATTCTCGCTCGGCTTTTTCAACGAACAGGCTTTGACCCATTATCCGGTTGCTCTCCTACGTGATGACACGGGACAAGTCGTCGCCTTCATCACGTTGCTCCGCGGCAGTGATACCGTCTCCATCGATTTAATGCGCTCTAAGAATGATGCTCTGCCCGGCTCGATTGAGGTGCTGATTCTCCATGTAATCGAGTGGGCACGAGCCAACGACTACGCCTACGTCGGTCTTGGCATGGCGCCACTCGCATCGGTCGGTGAGCACACGTTCGCGTACTGGCCGGAACGGATTGCAGCCGATATTTTCGAAAACATCAGTTATATCTACCCGTTCAGCGGGCTTCGTCAGTTCAAACATAAGTTCAAACCGACGTGGGAAGCTCGATATTTGGCCATTCGAAAGCGTCGGAAGCTACTACCTTCTTTGCTTCGGACGGCACGGTTGATTAGCCGGAAACGAGAGCTTTAAACACGAAAGAGCGTCTCACACGCGAGGCGCTCTTTCGTGTTACGTCATGAGTGAAATGTCGGGCATCTAAAACTGATACATTCTCTTTAATAAGATGCATTTCTGTGTTCAACTCTTCTTTTAACGAATATGGTAGCACCGACCTTATATCAAGTCGATGCTTCCGTAACTGTCCAATCTGAAATTGTGACGTTGAATCCTGACGCCTTCGGATCCGGACTACAGGCGTACGGTCCGATGCGTAACGTCGAGACGTCATGGAGGTGAGCGATTCGCAACTGTTCACGCGTACCCCCCTCGTATTCGAAGAACACCTCAACATCGCCATCGGTGTAGCCGAGTTCAAACGTCAACGGTTCACGGATGGCGTCGTTCGGGAA
This sequence is a window from Exiguobacterium mexicanum. Protein-coding genes within it:
- a CDS encoding methylated-DNA--[protein]-cysteine S-methyltransferase, giving the protein METYRLDYVSPIGILEIVGTETAIRSILFVERDDVRFEADEMTPDVLKTCHREIEEYFIGRRHSFTFPFEVEGTVFQQDVWQALAMIPYAETTSYRGLAVTLGRDRAVRAVGSANGRNRLSIVIPCHRVIGSNGTLTGYAGGLWRKEWLLRHEQTNAYSGLAKKLLPLHI
- a CDS encoding DNA-3-methyladenine glycosylase family protein, whose protein sequence is MSRSSFEIHVTAPFDFQQCLQFLRRSDDEVMHVARETSVSKLFDVDGRLLLGDIMETAHGLVITFPEDDITSSEQKHVERYVRDWFDLDQDVAAFVWMAETDELLRPLVREYEGLRLIGFPDLFEALTWAVIGQQITLSFAYTLKRRFVEQYGPSREVDGVTYWAFPNPETIALLDPSELRQLQFSTRKAEYIIGIAQEMTDGRLSKQQLRSEPPDVMHERLLSLRGVGEWTAAYVRMKCFQDPTAFPVADAGLHQALKHHLGRSDKLTADEVRQYGERFAGWEAYATFYLWRSLYGDV
- the mqo gene encoding malate dehydrogenase (quinone) → MSSVQKRTDVILIGAGIMSATLGSLFKELVPEWEVKVFEKLESAGEESSNEWNNAGTGHAALCELNYTTEKPDGTLDISKAINVNEQFQISRQFWAHLVNKGLIQNPEAFIRSIPHMSMVQGEKDVDFLKKRLEALTNNPLFEGMVLSDDPEQLRDWMPIVMEGRSVDEPIAATKIDSGTDVNFGALTRMLFDHLTGQGVEVNYKHSVEDVKRLANGLWEVKVKDIQANTIETHTAPFLFIGGGGGSLPLLQKTGIPESKHIGGFPVSGLFLVCKNRDVIEQHNAKVYGKAKVGAPPMSVPHLDTRFIEGRKELLFGPFAGFTPKFLKTGSNLDLIQSVKPYNVVTMLAAGAKEMPLTKYLIEQVLLSHDKRMDELREFIPTAKNEDWEIVVAGQRVQVIKDTPDGKGTLQFGTEVVSAEDGSVAALLGASPGASTAVHVMLKVLEQCFPNRMPEWESKIKEMVPSYGVSLSDHPELFKTIHESTAMALGLKEKGVVHN
- a CDS encoding histidine phosphatase family protein, coding for MSTFYLIRHCSATGQEPDAPLTYAGERQALALADFFQDIPVDRIISSDYTRAVASITPVATSKQLTIETEPKLRERILSLEPRDDWFELLRHSFTDASFRVPGAESGQEATDRILSVITSLDDVNGTTVLVTHGNLLALLLQYVDNRFDFDTWRNLSNPDVYHLKIVDNSWYVERVWSVPACG
- the mprF gene encoding bifunctional lysylphosphatidylglycerol flippase/synthetase MprF — encoded protein: MQKRFSWKQLKWLLPFLLIGLILYQSGQELQNLSLAAAFQTLEALTGFEQIALIGLGLVAVLTMTGYDYFLLRSLDVQLPLSKLLRAAWITNAMNGMIGFGGVIGIALRTSLYRPYTDTKRLLRAIGWMTPTLISGLSLLAAGVLLGLFPAGALTATKQWIWPVLLATLAVLPLYIYVTRKRSNLDWPTLVGYIATSLAEWVTAGLVALYALHLLGGEASLPAMMGVFIVATIVGVVSLVPGGVGSFDLLYLVGMTQLGIDQEIVLSSLIVYRFVYFIVPFMISLFLAALVFGDQVVKQIEYKPIIGSSYEIGTVVWRIVSRTLVKTGRLAGSLIALMTSLVLWFQTLLPSVSPLYSTALWVQWVGTLALFTAGLLTLLTTFGMYIRTKRVLWLVGVACVVAGIGVIARGFNLFEAFVVGGFALFVWLTRTQHKRYRSIVTVSRFVRNIAYVGLYVGTHAFLLQSFSQTDTIFFYPDAAAGLSIAAVVLSGLVLISIFTLFNRLKRPQLGTSFEPSRFASFQAMHATTSAFDLAYMKDKSIYYGSDDEACLLFAVSGNHAIVLGDVQGARDAASHLLLAFIEETDRLGYIPLFYQVTPDWMPRLHDAGFTFFKLGEEATVDVATFSLTGKKRANMRSLYNQFTKRDYTADIVMHPSPDLIKSLRFISDDWLGNRSEKGFSLGFFNEQALTHYPVALLRDDTGQVVAFITLLRGSDTVSIDLMRSKNDALPGSIEVLILHVIEWARANDYAYVGLGMAPLASVGEHTFAYWPERIAADIFENISYIYPFSGLRQFKHKFKPTWEARYLAIRKRRKLLPSLLRTARLISRKREL
- a CDS encoding bifunctional transcriptional activator/DNA repair enzyme AdaA, giving the protein MLTFEEKWEKVLACDAAYDGQFYTAVKTTGIYCRPSCRSRKPKRENVDFYETKAEAESESSGFRPCKRCQPEVDRSPASALVHDVTAFVLTHYKRPLKLEEIAEHVNLSPFYVERTFTQATGETPRRLLEKVRIDKATHLLRTTDMSNLAICYEVGFQTPSNFYRVFRRLKGCSPSMYRKGGADESLIVRDSRHRSV
- a CDS encoding DUF2691 family protein; this translates as MKRGISFKIPNTYGRFLTDMLSPIDITSYSWFVGSEESYRVKDGDLDHPLFPEETEMDGETFSHLIHQDEHYLIFVNLKGFSKGPVKDMETYEAFRDSHCVLALLIVDSTFVDMYCKDQQMIESLYTYALSRSFEDVAYLTDANDTRTSLTVW
- a CDS encoding DegV family protein; translated protein: MIRLLADSTCDLSDEILAKYEIGVAPLIITIDNKSYEDRVDIQPDEFYGMLEALPEFPTTGMPSPATFMKLMEEAVESGHDEILCICMSSGTSGSYQSAVLGKEYFEEAHPDSTVKIHIVDSRSMSHGSGWLLMKSAQMREAGATFEELVDFNEKYKLKVKHFLSVDDLDHLIKSGRISNASAIIGKLLMVKPIMSMKNGKGAIVAKERGTRKVLKHYTDEFIKRCDKDITNFVIIGYTSDQKIAENLKAKIQAESDFDGEIYLMQMGVSVGTHVGLGAISMFFVEK